GGCAGCTACCTGATTAGACTGCCTGACTTCTGCATCATAGCCATCATCTTTATGTTGTTTTTCATAGGCAACAACAACGCCACCTCCTTTCTCTTTACTGTCACCCGAAGCTAATTCATAACGATAATATCCTGTTGAATTAACTGTAGGATTTGAACCATAACTCCCTTGAACAAGCCCTCCAGAGGTTTCTCTGGTGATCACATTAATAACACCAGCTATTGCATTCGATCCGTAAATGACAGCACCAGGCCCGCGTATGACTTCTATTCTATCAATGGCAGCCCACGGAATACCTAGAACTGGAAGATTACCATGAGAAGGAGACCAGTATGGGACGCCATTGAGCAACACTAATATTTTGGCTCCAAAATCCGAGGTTGCCCCCCTTACCATGATTTGTGGAGTACCAGATACATTACGATCCACGACAAATCCAGGTACAAAGCTGATGACTTCTTTTAATGAGCGTAATCCTAATTTACTCAAATCCTCTACTGAATAACTGGATACAACGGCTGGTGTATTAGCTATGTTCTCCTGCTTAGTTGAAGCAACCGACACTTCTATATTTAATAGCGCTTCAAGGGGTAGTTCATACAAGTCACTGTTAGTATCATTCTTGGCAAATAATTGAGAGGCTATTAATAACAGCACTCCCCCAGCCCCCCTCCAAATTGCTTTTTTACTACCAACCATAAGATTGCTGTTAACCACTGAAGTACTTTATAAGTGTTACATCCCACCCTTTATATAGTCAGCAACTCCTATGCTTCTGGACAAAGCCTATTTAAAAGGCTTTATTTTCTATATATTCTATTTATGTAGACTTTTTTATATTTAATTTCTTCCTATTATTATCAATACTTGCACTAATAGTTTGTTCAGTCTAAACAAACAAATACACGTTTATTAATAATAAAGAAAATACCTAAAAAACACGGCCCTATGAAGCATCTAATAGTCACACTAACTCTGGCTAAACATTATTTTAGTTTGACACTATTATTTATTGTCATTACCAGCCTTTTTTCTAACAGCTCATATGCAACCGATGATGAACTAAATGAGCTTTTGGAAATGGATTTAGAAGAACTGGTAACAATCACTATAGCATCAAAACGTGAAGAGCCTCATCATAATGCACCTGGCATTATCAGTGTTATTACCGCAAAAGATATTGCAAAGTTTGGTGCCCGCAATCTCAGGGATATTTTAAACCGACAAACCAGTTTTATGATGGTGGGAGGTCATGTACTACCTGAGTCTAGAGCAGCTCTAAGAGGGGTACTCAAAGCTCCTCAAGATAATCAGATACTTTATTTACTAAATGGTCGCCCAATATCCGACACTCAAAGTAGTAATGTCCATGTAGATCTGTTTTTAACGTTTCCCCTAGACATTATTGAGCAAATTGAAATTATTCGTGGACCAGGCTCAGTCTTATATGGCAGTAACGCTTTTAGCGGCATTATTAATATCAAAACAAAATCAGTCGCTACCATCAACGATGGCTTATCTTTGAGTTACGGCTCATTTGCTACTAAATCTGCCAGCCTGCATGGTAGTGCCTCATTATCTGAAGGCTGGATAACAGGTGCCGTCCATGCAACCAACTTCGAAGGAGATGAGTTTACTAACATTAACGACCTTTCTGGACAAACAGACACCTATCCGATGGGAGGCAAAGGAGCAAGTGCCGTATTTGTAATGGAGCTTGATAACTTTAAAGTGAATGGTTATATCAGTGATGCAGAACGAGACAACTTACTGGCTGATTTCCGGTTTCCCGCAGAGGAAGTAAGAACAAAACGAGTATCACTCGATTTTGGTCACCAATGGGATTTCACTGCCAATTGGTCCTTACAAAGTTACTATGGGTACTTTAACAACTTTACCGACCTGTTCATTGCCCCCAATGGCTTAACCAATGAAGTTGATGGCACCCTGCATTCACTTGAATTTAATTTACACGGCCAGCTTAATCAGCAAACTAACCTACTATTGGGTATTAACCCTTTATACTCTAAAGGAGAATTTGCTGAAGGAGAACTAAAAGGTGACTGGAGTACCTGGCAGTTTGGTCTTTATAGTCAAATTGACTACCAATTGTTT
This genomic interval from Spartinivicinus ruber contains the following:
- a CDS encoding TonB-dependent receptor plug domain-containing protein is translated as MKHLIVTLTLAKHYFSLTLLFIVITSLFSNSSYATDDELNELLEMDLEELVTITIASKREEPHHNAPGIISVITAKDIAKFGARNLRDILNRQTSFMMVGGHVLPESRAALRGVLKAPQDNQILYLLNGRPISDTQSSNVHVDLFLTFPLDIIEQIEIIRGPGSVLYGSNAFSGIINIKTKSVATINDGLSLSYGSFATKSASLHGSASLSEGWITGAVHATNFEGDEFTNINDLSGQTDTYPMGGKGASAVFVMELDNFKVNGYISDAERDNLLADFRFPAEEVRTKRVSLDFGHQWDFTANWSLQSYYGYFNNFTDLFIAPNGLTNEVDGTLHSLEFNLHGQLNQQTNLLLGINPLYSKGEFAEGELKGDWSTWQFGLYSQIDYQLFDWLKLVGGFQINRPKELSTDTSPRAGLIFNFSNGWGGKILYGQAFRNGEAINRYFDGSLATANNSLKPEMIDTFDAQVAYNADHYNIALTYYHSRVTDIHKPVFIPNINKFQTINSGTVEIDGIEFEAAWQLTKTLSVVTSASYQTNKTNTGLRDSTFIPNLMAKLGISYENPKGYSIALFDSYFGKPTPLDKVADSAQNVNPEANSHHLVTANLVLNLGQVFDKPQLNNASFSLYLDNLLDEEVFFPNFSTQTVNTSPNNQGRAVYGTIKVTF